The Bacteroidota bacterium genome includes a window with the following:
- a CDS encoding aminotransferase class V-fold PLP-dependent enzyme codes for MYTKRNFIKSLLVTAALPFSLKAKSWVDEMPEAWTVQKFDDFWMEVRSEYLLKKDYINLENGYFSMMAKPVLDAYIRDIQMVNTEASYYMRTIQSENKQKIKDRLAELLGCGKDELIITRNTTESLDTIISGFDWKAGDEAVMAEQDYGSMLDMFKQQGKRYGTINKKVSIPLHPKNDGEIVALYEKAITSKTRLLMVCHMINITGHILPVKKICEMAHGKGVEVMVDGAHAVAHFDFKISDLGCDYYGSSLHKWLGTPMGAGILYVQKDKIKNLWPIYGDAGYEDDDIRKLNHTGTHPVATDIAIHHAIDYHQKIGIKRKEERLRFLQNYWTSKVKGIKKIYINTPEDPTRNCGIANVGIEGMKPADLAKTLLDKYKIWTVAIDSANVHGVRVTPHVYITTEELDKFVLAIKEIANS; via the coding sequence ATGTATACCAAAAGAAATTTTATAAAATCGTTGTTAGTCACAGCAGCCTTACCTTTTAGTTTAAAGGCTAAGAGTTGGGTAGATGAAATGCCCGAAGCGTGGACTGTTCAAAAGTTTGATGATTTTTGGATGGAGGTAAGAAGCGAATACTTACTCAAAAAAGATTATATCAATTTGGAGAATGGTTATTTCAGTATGATGGCAAAACCAGTATTGGATGCTTATATAAGAGATATTCAAATGGTGAATACCGAAGCATCTTATTATATGCGTACCATTCAGTCAGAAAATAAACAAAAAATAAAAGACCGATTAGCTGAGTTATTGGGATGCGGTAAAGATGAACTTATAATAACACGCAATACTACAGAATCCTTAGATACTATTATATCAGGTTTCGATTGGAAAGCGGGCGATGAGGCCGTAATGGCTGAGCAAGACTATGGGAGTATGCTCGATATGTTTAAGCAGCAAGGCAAACGATATGGTACTATAAACAAAAAAGTTTCTATACCCTTGCATCCAAAAAACGATGGAGAAATTGTGGCATTATATGAAAAAGCGATTACATCCAAAACAAGGTTGTTGATGGTATGCCATATGATTAATATTACAGGACATATATTGCCTGTAAAAAAAATATGCGAAATGGCTCATGGCAAAGGGGTGGAAGTAATGGTAGATGGGGCACATGCCGTAGCTCATTTCGATTTTAAAATTAGTGATTTGGGTTGCGATTATTATGGTAGCAGTTTGCACAAATGGCTTGGTACGCCCATGGGTGCAGGTATATTATATGTGCAAAAAGATAAAATAAAAAACCTATGGCCTATATATGGCGATGCTGGATATGAAGATGATGATATTCGTAAACTAAACCATACAGGTACGCATCCTGTTGCAACTGATATTGCCATTCACCATGCTATAGATTATCATCAAAAAATTGGCATAAAACGTAAAGAAGAACGTTTGCGTTTTTTGCAAAATTATTGGACAAGCAAAGTAAAAGGGATTAAAAAGATATATATAAATACACCAGAAGACCCTACAAGAAATTGTGGAATTGCCAATGTGGGAATTGAAGGAATGAAACCTGCTGACTTAGCCAAAACATTATTAGATAAATATAAAATATGGACGGTGGCTATTGACAGTGCCAATGTGCATGGGGTAAGGGTTACACCGCATGTATATATAACTACAGAGGAACTGGATAAATTTGTATTGGCTATTAAAGAGATTGCGAATAGTTAA
- a CDS encoding SRPBCC family protein, producing the protein MQSNSINIKYSIFIKRSPEEVWDYTQNYDNRKKWDKTVIKAEVIQTKPKRIIKLKIKGGSTMTLEYKLDQRPNKTALQAKDIQSSLIQSTMGTWTYEKQEEGTLWTQSNTIVFKNTLWNRVMLFLYKNIYLSQLITAMKLAKIMIEKN; encoded by the coding sequence ATGCAATCTAATTCTATCAATATCAAATATTCTATCTTCATAAAAAGGAGCCCTGAAGAAGTATGGGACTATACACAAAACTATGATAACAGAAAAAAGTGGGACAAAACAGTAATAAAAGCTGAAGTAATACAAACCAAGCCCAAAAGAATAATTAAACTAAAAATAAAGGGCGGCTCTACCATGACCTTAGAGTATAAACTTGACCAAAGACCCAATAAAACTGCATTGCAAGCAAAAGATATTCAATCGTCCTTAATTCAATCGACAATGGGCACTTGGACTTATGAAAAGCAGGAGGAGGGAACTTTATGGACACAATCGAATACGATAGTTTTTAAAAATACTTTGTGGAACCGTGTGATGCTTTTCTTATATAAAAATATATATTTGAGTCAACTAATTACTGCCATGAAGTTGGCAAAAATTATGATAGAAAAAAACTAA
- a CDS encoding SRPBCC family protein produces MQILKRIIIGLVSLIVILILVSYLLPGSSVVTRSIEIKAPVNVVYAQFSDFNNWNNWSPWFRKDTTMKQTIMGAAGSGGHTLKWESTNKDLGHGSIAFDKVVQDNSIDATLTFDDMKMQSTIMWRLEPSATGTNITWSDSATLGYNPMMRWMGLFMDKFMGPDFESGLKNMKAYAEKNATITPK; encoded by the coding sequence ATGCAAATCCTCAAAAGAATTATCATTGGTTTGGTTTCGCTTATTGTGATCCTAATCTTAGTATCATACCTATTGCCTGGCTCTAGCGTTGTAACCCGCAGCATCGAAATAAAGGCACCGGTAAATGTGGTGTATGCACAGTTTTCCGACTTCAACAATTGGAATAATTGGAGTCCGTGGTTTCGTAAAGACACTACTATGAAACAAACCATAATGGGTGCAGCTGGTAGTGGTGGACATACCCTGAAATGGGAAAGTACCAATAAGGATTTGGGGCATGGGAGCATAGCATTCGACAAGGTAGTGCAAGACAATAGTATAGATGCTACGCTTACTTTCGATGACATGAAAATGCAATCTACTATTATGTGGAGATTAGAACCCTCTGCTACTGGAACCAACATAACTTGGAGCGATTCTGCTACCTTGGGCTATAACCCCATGATGCGTTGGATGGGTTTGTTTATGGATAAATTTATGGGTCCTGATTTTGAATCGGGTCTGAAAAATATGAAAGCTTATGCAGAAAAAAATGCTACAATTACTCCAAAGTAG
- a CDS encoding serine hydrolase: protein MKYFKSKLFSKKISWLYVVLFSLVFGLLFSFTSNHFFNKKQNEVTTNSAQNKQTPTVNSSNQPFINPILTCVGGLRELKPFKNKIQTIIDKAKLEGKAKEISVFFRSMRNGYLFGINRREKYYPASLLKVPVMMAYLKQAVITPGLMDQKVKFEKPFAGVPPNNVNGKIELGKEYTIKELIEKMVVVSDNDATLLLNERINPAIYSNTLKELGLSIPERALPSENFIGVEDFGRILRILYNSSYLNRELSNFALMLLSKAQYGDGIPSGTGSKEVAHKFGEWMYKGEFQLHDCGIVYDAEQPYMLCVMTKGKDIKVLSGVIAEISKAVSESVVNNNVPVMEE, encoded by the coding sequence ATGAAATATTTTAAATCAAAACTGTTCTCAAAGAAAATCTCGTGGCTGTACGTCGTCCTATTTTCGTTGGTGTTTGGACTCCTATTTTCGTTTACTTCGAATCATTTTTTCAACAAAAAGCAAAATGAGGTAACAACAAACTCTGCTCAAAATAAACAAACTCCTACCGTTAATTCGAGCAACCAGCCATTCATCAACCCTATTTTAACATGCGTGGGCGGGCTGCGGGAGCTAAAGCCTTTCAAAAACAAAATTCAAACAATTATCGATAAGGCGAAGCTTGAAGGAAAGGCTAAGGAGATATCCGTTTTTTTTAGATCGATGCGTAACGGTTATCTTTTTGGAATTAATAGAAGGGAGAAATACTATCCTGCCAGCCTGCTCAAAGTTCCTGTAATGATGGCCTATCTCAAACAAGCGGTAATAACACCTGGATTAATGGATCAGAAAGTTAAATTTGAAAAACCTTTTGCGGGGGTTCCACCCAATAATGTGAATGGAAAAATTGAATTGGGAAAAGAATATACGATAAAAGAACTCATTGAAAAAATGGTGGTAGTGTCTGACAACGATGCTACACTACTACTTAATGAGCGTATCAATCCTGCCATATATTCAAACACGCTAAAGGAACTAGGTCTTTCAATTCCTGAGCGTGCGTTGCCTAGTGAAAACTTTATAGGGGTTGAAGATTTTGGCCGCATTTTACGAATCTTATATAATTCATCATATTTGAATAGAGAACTAAGTAATTTTGCTTTGATGCTTCTAAGCAAAGCACAGTACGGCGATGGTATACCAAGTGGTACAGGGAGCAAAGAGGTGGCTCACAAATTTGGGGAGTGGATGTATAAGGGCGAATTCCAGTTGCACGATTGCGGAATTGTATATGATGCGGAGCAGCCTTATATGTTATGTGTAATGACTAAGGGTAAAGATATAAAAGTTTTATCGGGAGTTATTGCAGAAATTTCAAAAGCTGTTAGCGAGTCGGTTGTAAACAACAATGTTCCTGTGATGGAAGAATAA
- the ssb gene encoding single-stranded DNA-binding protein, with protein sequence MRNLKNTVQLIGNIGQVPEIKEFGQDKMLMRFSLATNESYKNAEGVYVKDTQWHNLVIWNNKAKNFSKTLEKGKEIAVEGKLVTRNYEDKTGQKRYVTEIVVNDILLLGHKPAA encoded by the coding sequence ATGCGTAATTTAAAAAACACCGTGCAATTGATCGGAAACATCGGTCAAGTACCAGAAATCAAAGAATTCGGACAAGACAAAATGCTTATGCGTTTTTCTCTTGCAACGAATGAGAGCTACAAAAATGCTGAGGGAGTGTATGTGAAAGACACCCAATGGCATAACCTTGTAATTTGGAACAACAAGGCCAAGAACTTCAGTAAAACGCTTGAAAAAGGCAAAGAGATTGCTGTGGAAGGCAAACTTGTAACCCGCAATTATGAGGACAAGACCGGACAAAAACGATACGTTACCGAAATTGTGGTAAACGACATTTTGTTGCTAGGCCACAAACCCGCAGCTTAA